A single Cellulomonas sp. SLBN-39 DNA region contains:
- a CDS encoding AAA domain-containing protein, translated as MTVEPGPSAEAVRRVRTAAAAWRRSLLNVSGTNRLLHLHDRSATMLDLDAAHAPAVAALRAGSTVRVPQLFPAAGARAVAARTLRGVAAGGRTAAEELGIHVTYLVVGLATWDADATGALDPDDVAATDAGPGADDAVTAGLPDDPAADLDPAHPDGAGTADAATEEADEGRTGHGTRREPRAPVLMRRVDVVPRAGTADGFELTVTGEPEVNAVLLHLLRHRFGVDLDETALLEHATDDDAVLDAVERACARVVPGFRVERRLVLGNVTYAERPLVEDLADDAADFLAASDLVAALAGDPQALSAVRTAGAPVSDAAPDTTPPGDEHLVLDADGSQSYVVNAIAAGQNLVVQGPPGTGKSQTIANAIAELVARGRTVLFVAQKRAAIEAVLDRLDRTDLGHLVLDLFTTGSSRAAVAQEVHEAMQRRTQVGRPRVEALHDELVEHRAVLVDAHDATHEVREPWGLALAGGPDGTWGLLDWAVATQAHAGRPTRLDADALARWDATTHERLRSAARALVDLGGVGPGLQGPGWSLPHLRTAQAVTAAHGAATTVASRLPPLARQVEALAAQVGAPTPATWAAADALVTDAGAADALARRGFGAALDPARDVAELVRTAAALGGRPARRDAGVGAWEARALVRRARAEHPGHDDATLAAALLEAVALRERRPAAAPPPYAALADLAGPWAQVRVAVDRLRAAVRDVPVDDAAPAELAATARRLAADPVHRRFPRLHALRDELVALGCAALVQDLHDDPPADGDEAADRLSHAFATTVLEQVEGQDPRLLGVDATVRDRAAERYAACDARARELNARRIARAAAERLADALDAHPRQAELLAAQLRRRRGLLPLRGLLAQAPDVLLAAKPVWAASPQTVSELLPQEQVFDVVIFDEASQIQPAAALPSIARARQVVVAGDSLQLPPTTVFTTTLDGDDEPDEDGPALAVQDAESILDAVEVRLGPQRSRHLSWHYRSRDERLIATSNRWVYEPVGRQMTTFPAADGPTSLQHLVVPRSRGVGRHNLSPRAEVLAVVDLVLEHARTRPEESLGVIAFGQRHAQRLTDELERQLQDAPDAVRAWFAPDRDEAFFLKNIERVQGDERSRIILTVGYGHGDDGRLRHAWGPVLQAGGHRRVNVAITRARRDLLLVTSFRADEVDERASDAEGFALMRRFITFAATAGASFGDEGPTGTPLNPFEHDVLRRLQDAGLDVTPQYGVGGYRLDFAVRHPHRPGRFLLAVEADGASYHSGTTARERDRLRQEALEARGWRFVRVWSTDWFRDPDAQVDRVLRAYRAALDEDAATPGRAGGTPRPGAGEQAEELTGTAGVPSPAPTGRRGPRPLVPPGHDLAAYTDVELDAMVRWVTSDDVVRTNAEVYEAVKRELGFQRNGSAIVARIGAAVARRLADADARR; from the coding sequence ATGACCGTCGAACCCGGGCCCTCGGCCGAGGCCGTCCGGCGCGTGCGCACCGCGGCCGCCGCGTGGCGCCGCTCGCTGCTCAACGTCTCGGGCACGAACAGGCTGCTGCACCTGCACGACCGGTCGGCCACGATGCTCGACCTCGACGCCGCGCACGCCCCCGCGGTGGCGGCGCTGCGGGCCGGGTCGACCGTGCGCGTGCCGCAGCTGTTCCCCGCCGCGGGCGCGCGCGCGGTGGCCGCCCGGACGCTGCGGGGCGTCGCGGCCGGTGGGCGCACGGCGGCCGAGGAGCTGGGCATCCACGTGACGTACCTCGTGGTCGGGCTCGCGACGTGGGACGCCGACGCGACCGGTGCCCTCGACCCCGACGACGTCGCAGCGACCGACGCCGGCCCGGGCGCGGACGACGCGGTCACGGCGGGGCTGCCCGACGACCCCGCGGCCGACCTCGACCCCGCGCACCCGGACGGGGCGGGCACCGCCGACGCCGCCACCGAGGAGGCGGACGAGGGCCGCACCGGCCACGGGACGCGCCGCGAGCCGCGGGCACCGGTGCTCATGCGCCGCGTCGACGTCGTGCCGCGGGCGGGCACCGCCGACGGGTTCGAGCTGACCGTGACGGGCGAGCCCGAGGTCAACGCGGTGCTGCTGCACCTGCTGCGGCACCGGTTCGGCGTCGACCTGGACGAGACCGCGCTGCTGGAGCACGCGACCGACGACGACGCGGTGCTCGACGCCGTCGAGCGGGCGTGCGCGCGGGTCGTGCCGGGGTTCCGCGTCGAGCGCCGCCTCGTCCTGGGCAACGTGACCTACGCCGAGCGGCCGCTCGTCGAGGACCTCGCCGACGACGCCGCGGACTTCCTCGCCGCGAGCGACCTCGTGGCGGCCCTCGCCGGCGACCCGCAGGCGCTGTCCGCGGTGCGCACCGCGGGCGCCCCCGTCAGCGACGCGGCGCCGGACACCACCCCACCGGGGGACGAGCACCTCGTGCTCGACGCGGACGGCTCGCAGAGCTACGTGGTCAACGCGATCGCGGCCGGGCAGAACCTCGTCGTGCAGGGGCCGCCCGGCACGGGCAAGTCCCAGACCATCGCGAACGCGATCGCCGAGCTCGTCGCCCGCGGGCGCACCGTGCTGTTCGTCGCCCAGAAGCGCGCCGCGATCGAGGCCGTGCTGGACCGGCTCGACCGCACCGACCTCGGGCACCTCGTGCTCGACCTGTTCACGACCGGCTCCTCGCGGGCCGCCGTGGCGCAGGAGGTCCACGAGGCCATGCAGCGGCGCACCCAGGTCGGCCGGCCCCGGGTCGAGGCGCTGCACGACGAGCTGGTCGAGCACCGCGCCGTGCTGGTGGACGCGCACGACGCGACGCACGAGGTCCGTGAGCCGTGGGGCCTGGCGCTGGCGGGCGGGCCGGACGGCACGTGGGGGCTGCTGGACTGGGCGGTCGCCACGCAGGCGCACGCCGGCCGGCCGACCCGCCTGGACGCCGACGCCCTGGCGCGGTGGGACGCCACGACGCACGAGCGCCTGCGGTCCGCGGCCCGGGCGCTGGTCGACCTCGGGGGCGTCGGGCCCGGGCTGCAGGGGCCGGGGTGGTCGCTCCCCCACCTGCGCACCGCGCAGGCCGTCACCGCGGCGCACGGGGCCGCCACGACCGTCGCCTCACGGCTGCCACCGCTGGCCCGGCAGGTCGAGGCGCTGGCGGCGCAGGTCGGGGCGCCGACGCCCGCGACGTGGGCGGCGGCGGACGCGCTGGTCACCGACGCAGGCGCGGCCGACGCGCTCGCCCGCCGCGGGTTCGGCGCCGCGCTGGACCCCGCCCGTGACGTCGCCGAGCTGGTGCGCACGGCGGCCGCGCTCGGCGGCCGGCCCGCCCGACGCGACGCCGGTGTCGGCGCCTGGGAGGCGCGGGCGCTGGTCCGGCGCGCCCGCGCCGAGCACCCGGGCCACGACGACGCGACGCTGGCCGCCGCCCTCCTCGAGGCGGTCGCCCTGCGCGAGCGGCGGCCGGCGGCCGCACCGCCGCCGTACGCGGCGCTCGCCGACCTCGCGGGGCCGTGGGCGCAGGTGCGGGTCGCGGTCGACCGGCTGCGCGCGGCCGTGCGGGACGTGCCCGTCGACGACGCCGCGCCCGCCGAGCTCGCGGCCACCGCGCGCCGGCTCGCCGCCGACCCCGTGCACCGCCGGTTCCCCCGCCTGCACGCGCTGCGCGACGAGCTCGTGGCCCTCGGCTGCGCCGCCCTCGTGCAGGACCTGCACGACGACCCGCCCGCGGACGGTGACGAGGCCGCCGACCGGCTCAGCCACGCCTTCGCGACGACGGTGCTGGAGCAGGTCGAGGGGCAGGACCCCCGCCTGCTGGGTGTGGACGCGACGGTGCGCGACCGGGCAGCCGAGCGGTACGCGGCCTGCGACGCCCGGGCGCGGGAGCTCAACGCCCGCCGCATCGCCCGCGCGGCGGCCGAACGGCTCGCCGACGCCCTCGACGCGCACCCGCGGCAGGCCGAGCTGCTGGCCGCCCAGCTGCGGCGGCGCCGCGGGCTGCTGCCGCTGCGCGGGCTGCTCGCGCAGGCCCCGGACGTGCTGCTCGCGGCCAAGCCCGTGTGGGCGGCGTCCCCCCAGACCGTCAGCGAGCTCCTCCCGCAGGAGCAGGTCTTCGACGTCGTGATCTTCGACGAGGCCAGCCAGATCCAGCCGGCAGCGGCGCTGCCGTCGATCGCGCGGGCCCGGCAGGTCGTCGTCGCCGGCGACAGCCTCCAGCTGCCCCCGACGACCGTGTTCACCACGACGCTCGACGGTGACGACGAGCCGGACGAGGACGGACCGGCGCTGGCGGTGCAGGATGCGGAGAGCATCCTCGACGCGGTCGAGGTGCGCCTGGGCCCGCAGCGGTCGCGTCACCTGTCGTGGCACTACCGCTCGCGCGACGAGCGCCTCATCGCCACGTCCAACCGCTGGGTGTACGAACCCGTGGGCCGGCAGATGACGACGTTCCCCGCCGCCGACGGGCCGACGTCGCTGCAGCACCTGGTGGTCCCGCGGTCGCGCGGGGTCGGGCGGCACAACCTGTCGCCGCGAGCCGAGGTGCTCGCGGTCGTCGACCTCGTGCTGGAGCACGCGCGCACCCGGCCCGAGGAGTCCCTCGGCGTCATCGCGTTCGGGCAGCGGCACGCCCAGCGGCTGACGGACGAGCTGGAGCGGCAGCTGCAGGACGCCCCGGACGCGGTGCGGGCCTGGTTCGCCCCCGACCGCGACGAGGCGTTCTTCCTCAAGAACATCGAGCGCGTCCAGGGCGACGAGCGGTCCCGCATCATCCTCACCGTCGGCTACGGGCACGGCGACGACGGGCGGCTGCGGCACGCGTGGGGCCCGGTCCTGCAGGCCGGCGGGCACCGACGCGTCAACGTCGCGATCACCCGGGCCCGGCGCGACCTGCTGCTGGTGACGAGCTTCCGGGCCGACGAGGTCGACGAGCGCGCGAGCGACGCCGAGGGCTTCGCACTGATGCGCAGGTTCATCACGTTCGCCGCGACGGCCGGGGCGTCGTTCGGCGACGAGGGACCCACGGGCACGCCGCTGAACCCGTTCGAGCACGACGTGCTGCGCCGCCTGCAGGACGCAGGCCTCGACGTGACGCCGCAGTACGGGGTCGGCGGGTACCGCCTGGACTTCGCGGTGCGGCACCCCCACCGGCCGGGTCGCTTCCTGCTCGCGGTCGAGGCCGACGGCGCGTCGTACCACTCGGGCACCACGGCCCGTGAGCGCGACCGGCTGCGCCAGGAGGCCCTGGAGGCGCGGGGCTGGCGGTTCGTGCGCGTGTGGTCGACGGACTGGTTCCGCGACCCGGACGCCCAGGTCGACCGGGTGCTGCGCGCCTACCGGGCGGCGCTCGACGAGGACGCCGCGACGCCCGGTCGGGCCGGTGGGACGCCCCGGCCGGGCGCGGGGGAACAGGCCGAGGAGCTCACGGGCACGGCCGGGGTTCCCTCGCCCGCGCCGACCGGGCGACGCGGCCCCCGGCCGCTCGTGCCGCCCGGTCACGACCTGGCCGCGTACACGGACGTCGAGCTCGACGCGATGGTCCGGTGGGTCACGAGCGACGACGTGGTGCGCACGAACGCCGAGGTGTACGAGGCCGTCAAGCGCGAGCTCGGGTTCCAGCGCAACGGGTCGGCGATCGTCGCCCGCATCGGTGCCGCCGTGGCGCGCCGCCTGGCGGACGCCGACGCGCGACGATAG